AGACGAATGCCATCAGACAATCCCGCAGATCGGCGCCATGCTAAAGGGGGACAGGTCCAGGAAGAGATCGCTGGTGGAATACGGGTTCCGCCTTCCTTCCGCCTATGACAACAGGCCCCTTTCCTTTGAGGAGTTCGAGGCGCTTGTGCCGCAGGCGATATACGTTTCCGCCACACCGGCGGCCTACGAGCTGGAAAAGTCTTGCGGTGTGGTTGTTGAGCAGGTGGCGCGTCCCACCGGGCTTTGCGATCCTCAGATCATCGTGCGCCCCGTGGCGGGGCAGGTGGACGACCTGCTCGACGAGATAAGGAAACGGGTGGAGCGCAACGAGCGGGTGCTTATCACGGCGATGACCAAGAAGCAGGCCGAAGACCTCGCCGATTACTATCAGGGGCTGGAGGTGCGGGCCCGCTACCTGCATTCGGACATCCAGACCCTGGAGCGCATGGCGATCATCCAGGACTTGCGGATGGGGGAGTTTGACGCGCTCATCGGCATCAACCTTCTGCGCGAGGGGCTGGACATCCCGGAAGTGAGCCTGGTGGCCATCCTCAACGCGGACATGGAGGGGTTCCTGCGGTCGGAAACGTCTCTGATCCAGACCTCCGGGCGCGCCGCGCGTAACGTGGAGGGGACGGTGATAATGTACGCCGACAAGATGACCGGCTCGATGAAGCGGGCAATCGGCGAGACAGACAGGCGCAGGAGCATCCAGCGGGCCTACAACGAAAAGCACGGCATCACCCCCCAGAGCGTGAAGAAAAAGATCGGCGAGGCGCTCGCCTCCGTGTACGAGCAGGATTATGTGACCGTGCCCAAGGAAAGCGAGGAAGCGCTCGACTATCTGCCGGAGGCGCAGATCGAAAGGCTGATCCGCGAATACGACGCGAAGATGAAAAAAGCGGCGCGGGACCTTGACTTTGAGACCGCCGCCATGTACCGCGACAGGATAAGGAAGCTTAAGAAGATGGAGATGAAATGAGCCCATGCCGGTAAAATCGGGCTAAAATATTTATGGCGAATACCATGCCGGAGGAAACCATGTTTGAAAAGAGCGTCACCACCAACATCAATATCAACGGCAAGGTTTACCGGAGCCTTGACGAGGTCCCGGAGGAGCTGCGCGCCCTGCTTGGGGACAACATCCACAAGGCCATGGAAAATCCGGGCCAGACAATCACTGCCAAGAGCGGGTTGGAGGTTCCGTTGGACCAACTGCCCAAAGAAACCCGGGACAAAATCGCTTCCATGTTGCCGGGCAAGGCGCAAAACTCCTCAAGCGGCGTCAGCTTCACGATAAAGGGGGGGCGCAAGGCAGACGAGGGATCACAACCGGCATTTTTGGCCTTGACTTGCCGCTCCAACCGTTCTTAAACTGAGAACTTAAATTCAACCGGAATAAAATGAATAACACCTTACGCAACGCGGCCCTCATTCTCGCTGCGGCCTTCACAATGGCCGGAACATCTTCCTGCGCTTCCATGACCGATTCTCTGATCTGGAAAACGGAGGACGCGGACAAGCCGATGCCCGGCAAACCGGCGCAGGCCAAACAGGAAAAGGCGGCGGAGATAACGCCTGTGGGCCTGGAGGAGACGCGGATAAATCCAATTAGCCCCGAGGAGACGGCGCGCACGGCCCTTTCGCGCCCGAAAGTGGTGAAGGTGGAAGAGGCCGGCCTCGGCAACGGAGCCAACAAACGGTACTTCGAGGTGGTGGACGAAAAGGCGCAGACTCCCTCCGGAGCCGCCGTGGACGAGGGGGCAAAGCCCACCCGGGTGGTCACATACGACAACAACTCGGTGCTAAAAGAGTACAACCTGAAATTCGGCGTGGCCTGGAACAGGATTGTGGACACCGTTGTGGACCTTCCGTTGACAACGCTGGACAGGTCGTCCGGGATGATATTGACCGGCTGGATATATGACGAGCGCAAGGACAAGGACGCGCTCATCTCCATCAACCCCTTCGGGGGAGATGCGGTGATCCGCTATCGCTATAACGTGCGCATCGCCGACAAGGGGGCATCGGTACAGATAAAGGTGGTCCCGTTCACGGAGGTCTTCAAGGGGACCAGGTGGGAAGAGGCCAAGCCAAACATCGTCGTCACCGACAGGCTGTTTAAAAGGCTCGAACGGGAGCTGGCGATCCCGCTGGCGTCGGAGTGATTCCGGTAAAACTCCTGATCAGGAAAGATTGAGCGAGGGGAGGACCGCCTCCACCGCCGCGATCAGGCTTCCTATCCTTTCGCTCTTGGTCTTGTAGGAGGCCCTGTTCACCACAAGGCGCGCCGTGGCCTCCATGATAAGCTCCACCTGCGTAAGCCCGTTCTTGCGCAGGGTCTCGCCCGTGGAGACAAGGTCGACTATCCTTTCGGAAAGACCGACCAGCGGGGCCAGCTCGATGGAGCCGTACAGCTTTATTATCTCTATCTGCACTCCCCGCCCGGCGAAATGGGCCTCCGTGATGTTGGGGAATTTCGTCGCTATCCTGATGTGGGTCCAGTCGCCGGGGTTGTCCCGCTCCGAAAGCTCCTTGGGCTCGGCAACCATCATCCGGCAGTAGCCGTATTTGAGGTCGAGCGGCTCATACAGGTCCCGCCCCTGCTCGGCCAGCACGTCCGCCCCGGACACGCCGATATCGGCGGAGCCGTTTTCGACGTACGTCGGGATGTCCGTGTCCCGCACGACAATTGCCCTGGAGCCGGCCCCGGGCGCTTCGAATATCAGTTTGCGGTTGTCGGTGAGCGCTCCGGAAAAATCTAGCCCCACCGCCTTGAAAAGCGCCACGGATGGCTTTAAGTTGCGCCCTTTGGGCAACGCTATCGTCAAATATTCCATTTCATGTTTCCATTTTCTTCAGCCGCCGTCCGCCGCGCCGAGGGCCGCGATTTTTTCCTTTGCCTGCGCCATGAGGCTGCCGCCATGTCTGGACAGCCTTATGGTCTCCATATAATAGAAAGCCGCCGTCTTTTTGTCTCCAGAAATCTCATGCGCCCGGGCAAGGGCGAAGGCGCGCACCGGCCTTGGATCCATGTCCAACCCTTTCTTGATCAGGGGAGCCGCTTTCACCGCATCGCCTTTCATAAGGTACGCAAGGCCCATGTTGTGGTATGCGTCGGCCGATCCCGGCTCGATTTGCAGCGCTTTCATGTTTTGCGCTATGGCCTCGTCCGGCTGGTTTGCGGCAAGCGCCACCGAACCCAATAACGAAGCGAACCTGGACTGCGCGGGGAATTTCTCGGCGCCAGCTTGCGCCGCGGCTTTGGCGCCGGCAAGGTCGTTTAAGGCAAGGTACCCCTTCGCCAGATAGAACTCCTCCGCCCCGGATGGAGGGGACGGGGCGACGGACTTTGACGCGGCGAACAACGCCAGCGCCACTGCGCATACCGACGCCATCCGCGCATAGTCGCGGCCTTTGAGCCATTCGGCCGCCTGTTTCACAAAAATCCCCGCGCCAATGGCAAGAAATGGGACCGCTTCCATCCTCATCCGCGACGAAGCGTAAAAGATCACTATGGAGCATGCTATCGCCAGCGGCGGCCCTATGGCGTAGACCACGCGCCTGTCCCGCCAGAATCCTGCGGCAAGGCCGGGAATCCCCAGGGCCAGCAGGAACGCGAATGTGGGAAGAGGAAGCCTTAACACCCACGAAAACTCCGCCGCCTGGTAAAACGAATGGATGTCGGGTATCTCGTAATCGCCCCCAGCCGCCTTGAGTTTGTTGGCCGCAAGCCGCAATATGACCGATGGGGTGGAGGCGAGAAAGCTTAGCGTCTCATTCGTCCAATAGTCCGACACCTGGCGCTGCGTAAGTTTCTTGCCCAGCCGTTTCTCCGCCTCGGCGTGGAAATCTGTCTCGGAGTCCTCCGGATTCGGGCGGGAAAACGGAGGGGTGTTGTATCGCCCGGTGAGGTTGTCCGGATTGTTGCATGAATAAAGGAGCCTCCCCCCCTGCGTCGGCAGCATGGCAAACTCACCTGCGGCGGCGAAGTTCCTTGCCGCTCCGGCCATGAGAGGCGCCATTACTCCGGCGGCGAACATCACGCAGGCGCCAACGAAGGCGCCCATCCTGGGGCGGCGGGCAATCCAATACATGGCCGGAACCATCGTCATGAGAAGAGCCGTGTTCGCCCGAAGCTCCACGGCCAATCCGCCCAACAGCCCGAGCAATAACCATCGTTTCAGGCTTGCGTTTTCCGATGCGCGGACAAGGAGGTGCACGAACAACAGCAACGCCGTCATGGTCAGCGTGGTCTTGAGGATCGTCAGAGAATAAAAGAACGACACTTTATAAAAAGCGTATATCAGCCCCGCCGCAAGCCCCGCCGTTTTGCCGGCCAAACGCGCCCCGATCAAATAAACGAGGGCCGCGCTCACCGAGTCCAGGACGATTTGCGCGGCGCGCACAAACAAAAGATCGTCACCGGCGGCTGCGAGCAGCGCGCCAAGAAAATAACCGTACAGCGGATCCATGAAAAAAGCCCGCCCCTCGCCCATGAGAAATCCGGAGGCGATCCCCCTGCCAAGACCTGCGTAATACGCTTCATCGAGAATGGGTGTGTGGAGCAATGGATTTTGCAGGCTGGCCAGAAGGTGGAGGAACCTGGCCGCAAGCGCCACGGCGAAAACGATCCAGACCTCCCTGCGCCCCCAGGCCGCATCATCCATCGCCGGGCACCTTTACCTTTTTCCCCGTGAAAAAGCCTTTTTCACGGACCAGTCTATATTCTTCCTATCCACGCAATACCGCGCCACCCATTCGGAAAAGCTGGCGATATGGCAGTGCCGGGTGACTATCCCGGATTCCGAACAATTGTAAAACTCGGCCGGGGGCTGGTCCCGCTTGAGGTTGACGAAAGCCCACTCCATCCACTGTTTGGACACCGAAAAACTTTTGCGTGTGCGCACCGGGCGGCCGAAAATGTCCCGCTCCTCCACCACGGCGTCCACGCTGGAGGCCAGGGCGTCCTGGGCGGAGATGTCTTCATAAATCGTGTCCCCGGCGTAGGCCGCCCCGCCGTGAGGGAACGAAAGGTCCTGCCCGATAAAGGCGATACGCGGGCAGCCGAGCCTGAAGGCCAAGTCCAGCCCCACGGTGAGGACCGATCCGCCGGGTATTAAATAGCCAAGCCTCTGGTTCATCCGTGCGATTTCCGTGAGTACAGGGATGTCCGGGGCGAACTTGTTGTAGAAGACCGTCTCCCCTTTCCACGCCTCTATCGTGGCGGGATGGGCTATGGAGGGGACCACAAGAATTTTTTTTGCGGTGGAAGCGCCGGCGAAGAACCTGGCCACGTCGGGCTGGGGATCGAGGGTCACGGTGAACGTGGGCGCTATCCCCTCGTCCGCCAATGACTTGAAAATCGTGTCCACGGCGATTATCACCGCCTTTCCCTGCGCGGCGTGGAGCCACATCCTGTTCTTGTCCAGCGACGGGCCCGCCCCCACGATCACCGCCGGAACGTCCGTGAACCTTCCGAACAGCGGCGCAACGCCGGGTGATGATGCGATCTTAGGCTTTAGCGCTTCATGGTTGGCAAGCCATAGGGCGCCGAAATTGGCGATGGTGGCGGTCTTTACCTCGTATATCCTTTGCAGGTCCATTCGCGCCGCTAGCTTGCCACGACGCGGTTGCGCCCCTGCTTCTTGGCATCGTACAGCCGCTTGTCCGCCCGCTGGATGAGGCTCTCGGGCGTGTCCCCCTCCGCAAACTCCGCCACTCCAAGGGACACATTCACGCTTATCGTCTTGTCCCCGCCTTTGAAAACGAACTCGTGGGAGCCGACCGCCGCCCGGAGCGACTCCGCCACCTTGGCCCCTTGTTCGCTCGATGTCTTGTACACTATCACGGCGAATTCCTCCCCGCCGTAGCGCGCCACTGTGTCCGCCGCCCGTACAGTGTCCTTGGATATGTCCGCCACCGTGCGCAGCACCTTGTCCCCCACCTGGTGGCCGTAAGCGTCGTTGAATTTCTTGAAATGGTCCACGTCGTACATTATCAGGCAGAAGGGCTCTTTGTAACGCTGGTAATTTGTTACCGTCTCCTTTAGCTTCTCGTCGAAATATCCCCGGTTGTACAACTGGGTCAGGTGGTCGACGATCTTCTCCTGCCGGGCCATTTCAAGGGCGTTCTCCAGCTTTGCTATCTTCTCGGCGGACTCTTTTAGCTTGCGTTCCGACTCCACAAGCCGCTCCCGCACCGCGCCGTTTTCTTTCTGTATGGTCAAAGTCTCGGTGAGAATGGCGCGCTGGATCTGCTTTATCTCGTCCAGGTTCGTGGTGACAGCGATCTTCCTGGAGTACGTGTCCAACTTGTTGCCGAAGGTTTCGCTGGATACGGAGAGCGTCTGGATGTGGCTTGTGAGGTTGCTGATTATCCGCTTGAGCTCTTCGCGCTCATTTTCAAGGGCGTGGGACTCGTTGCTCTTGTTGATATAGAAGTTGTACAGGGAGGCGCTCATGGAGTCCACCTCCGGCTGTTTAAGTTCGGCGAACCGCTTGTCCCGCTTGAACTTCAACGGCGTGTAGAACGGCTCCTCCTCGTCGGCCAATATGAGCGTCCCTTTGGCGAAGCTGTCCAGAAGGGAGACATATGGGCCGAGAAGCTCCCGCGATGTGTCCACAATCTCCATCCGCGTGTCGTATTCCTTTGCGGCGGCCGCTTCCACTTTCTGCTCGGCCTCCTCCTTGCCTCCGAACAGCGATCCTATGGCGGAGAACAGACCTCCTCCCCCCCCCCCTTTGGCCGCGCCCCACCGGTCCTTCATCCAGGAGTCCACGTACTTCACCAGCGTCATGTAATCGCGATGAAGCTGTTGCACCTGGAAAAGGTTGTCCGCCCCCTTGATGCGCTGGGCCAGCGCGTCCATCGCTTTTTCAAGCTCTGGATTCCCCTTCACCAGCCCTTTGATATGGGTGAGTATGGCGGTTGCAAGGGTCTTGTACGACTCGATGACTTCGGAAAGCCGCTCTGCCTTGTCCCTGTATTTCTGGATTACTTCGCTCATCGGCTCAGGATAACCTTCTTACATTAAAATCGCGGCGGCATGATCCGCCTTGCGGTAAAGTCTATCCCTATCCGGCAGACGGCGCAACGTTATCGGCGCGCTTCATCCGGTCAACACCCTGCCGCCGCGCTGCCGGGTCAGCTTGCCGGACTTCATCGCAATGGCGCCATTGACGATAACAGTGTCCACCCCTACGGAGTAATGGAGCGGGTCGGCGTAGGTTGATCTGTCCCCGATGGTGTCCGGGTCGAACACCACGATGTCGGCGAAATGCCCTTCGCGCAGCCTGCCACGGCCCGACAGACCGAAAAAATCGCAGGCGGCGGTGGAGGTCTTTTTCACCGCCTCGGGGATGGTGAACATCTTTTTCTCCCGCACGAATTCCTTGAAGAATTTCGGGAACGATCCGAACGTGCGCGGATGTGGCCTGCCCAGGGCCAAAGGCCCGTCCACCGCCCTTGCGCCAGAGTCCGATCCTATCACCACCCACGGTTTGCGGAGTATTCGGGAAAGGTTGTCCTCGCTCATGCAGAAGTAAATCGCCTCGACATCGGTCTTCTCCTCCGCCAGAAGGTCGAACACGAAATTGAAGACGTCCTTGCCCCGCGCCGCCGCTCCCTGGGCCACGGTGAGCCCTTCCATGCCGCGGTTTGCGTCCGTCACCACCTGGGACACCATCACCGTCTCCCAGTATTCCGGTTCCGGATGGTTTTTCAAAATCTCCGCCTTGAAAGCGTCTCGCTCGCGCCTGTCCTTTAACATCGCCACCAGGTTGTCCTTGCCGCCGTCAAACGCCCTGTCCGGCAGAATCACCTGCAATCCGGTGTTGGATGCGAGGTATGGATACCTGTCCGCCATTATCTCCACCCCGCCGTCCATGGCGCCTTCCAGTATTTCAAAGGCCCGGGGAAGCTTTCCCCAATTTTCCTTCCCGGCGGTCTTTAAATGGCTCACCTGCAATTTCGCCCCGGAGCCTTTTGCCACCGCCGCCACTTCTTCCAGCGATTCAAGCAGCCTGGGCCCTTCGGATCTTATGTGCGAGGTGAACACTTTCCCACGCTCCGCCACCGGACGAAACGCTTCGATGAACTCGTCCGTTTCCGCGAAACAGGCCGGCGGGTACACAACGCCGACGGACATGCCTATTGCGCCGTGGTCAAGGGCGCCTGCCACCGTCTCCTGTATTTTTTTCATTTCGCGCTCCCCCGGCTTGCTGGAATTCATCCCCAGCACCGAACCGCGCACCGTGTTGTATCCTATCAGCGCAGCGAAGTTCACCGCCGGTTTCGCGTCCTCAAGCGCGCCGAGATATTCGTCCATCCGCGTCCAGTCAACATTGATGGAGAACTGTTCCTTGTAATCCCTGGCCCTGCGCGCGGCCACCTCGCCGCTCATGGGGGCCGCC
This region of Nitrospinota bacterium genomic DNA includes:
- a CDS encoding ATP phosphoribosyltransferase; this encodes MEYLTIALPKGRNLKPSVALFKAVGLDFSGALTDNRKLIFEAPGAGSRAIVVRDTDIPTYVENGSADIGVSGADVLAEQGRDLYEPLDLKYGYCRMMVAEPKELSERDNPGDWTHIRIATKFPNITEAHFAGRGVQIEIIKLYGSIELAPLVGLSERIVDLVSTGETLRKNGLTQVELIMEATARLVVNRASYKTKSERIGSLIAAVEAVLPSLNLS
- a CDS encoding glycosyltransferase family 39 protein encodes the protein MDDAAWGRREVWIVFAVALAARFLHLLASLQNPLLHTPILDEAYYAGLGRGIASGFLMGEGRAFFMDPLYGYFLGALLAAAGDDLLFVRAAQIVLDSVSAALVYLIGARLAGKTAGLAAGLIYAFYKVSFFYSLTILKTTLTMTALLLFVHLLVRASENASLKRWLLLGLLGGLAVELRANTALLMTMVPAMYWIARRPRMGAFVGACVMFAAGVMAPLMAGAARNFAAAGEFAMLPTQGGRLLYSCNNPDNLTGRYNTPPFSRPNPEDSETDFHAEAEKRLGKKLTQRQVSDYWTNETLSFLASTPSVILRLAANKLKAAGGDYEIPDIHSFYQAAEFSWVLRLPLPTFAFLLALGIPGLAAGFWRDRRVVYAIGPPLAIACSIVIFYASSRMRMEAVPFLAIGAGIFVKQAAEWLKGRDYARMASVCAVALALFAASKSVAPSPPSGAEEFYLAKGYLALNDLAGAKAAAQAGAEKFPAQSRFASLLGSVALAANQPDEAIAQNMKALQIEPGSADAYHNMGLAYLMKGDAVKAAPLIKKGLDMDPRPVRAFALARAHEISGDKKTAAFYYMETIRLSRHGGSLMAQAKEKIAALGAADGG
- a CDS encoding motility associated factor glycosyltransferase family protein, with amino-acid sequence MDLQRIYEVKTATIANFGALWLANHEALKPKIASSPGVAPLFGRFTDVPAVIVGAGPSLDKNRMWLHAAQGKAVIIAVDTIFKSLADEGIAPTFTVTLDPQPDVARFFAGASTAKKILVVPSIAHPATIEAWKGETVFYNKFAPDIPVLTEIARMNQRLGYLIPGGSVLTVGLDLAFRLGCPRIAFIGQDLSFPHGGAAYAGDTIYEDISAQDALASSVDAVVEERDIFGRPVRTRKSFSVSKQWMEWAFVNLKRDQPPAEFYNCSESGIVTRHCHIASFSEWVARYCVDRKNIDWSVKKAFSRGKR
- a CDS encoding diguanylate cyclase, with the translated sequence MSEVIQKYRDKAERLSEVIESYKTLATAILTHIKGLVKGNPELEKAMDALAQRIKGADNLFQVQQLHRDYMTLVKYVDSWMKDRWGAAKGGGGGGLFSAIGSLFGGKEEAEQKVEAAAAKEYDTRMEIVDTSRELLGPYVSLLDSFAKGTLILADEEEPFYTPLKFKRDKRFAELKQPEVDSMSASLYNFYINKSNESHALENEREELKRIISNLTSHIQTLSVSSETFGNKLDTYSRKIAVTTNLDEIKQIQRAILTETLTIQKENGAVRERLVESERKLKESAEKIAKLENALEMARQEKIVDHLTQLYNRGYFDEKLKETVTNYQRYKEPFCLIMYDVDHFKKFNDAYGHQVGDKVLRTVADISKDTVRAADTVARYGGEEFAVIVYKTSSEQGAKVAESLRAAVGSHEFVFKGGDKTISVNVSLGVAEFAEGDTPESLIQRADKRLYDAKKQGRNRVVAS
- a CDS encoding D-aminoacylase, with translation MKYDIVIKNGLVADGDSPTMSKADIAVSRDKIVAIAPSIPADNADALVDAAGRVVAPGFVDAHSHSDYYLIIDPRAGSKVTQGVTTEVGGNCGYSAAPMSGEVAARRARDYKEQFSINVDWTRMDEYLGALEDAKPAVNFAALIGYNTVRGSVLGMNSSKPGEREMKKIQETVAGALDHGAIGMSVGVVYPPACFAETDEFIEAFRPVAERGKVFTSHIRSEGPRLLESLEEVAAVAKGSGAKLQVSHLKTAGKENWGKLPRAFEILEGAMDGGVEIMADRYPYLASNTGLQVILPDRAFDGGKDNLVAMLKDRRERDAFKAEILKNHPEPEYWETVMVSQVVTDANRGMEGLTVAQGAAARGKDVFNFVFDLLAEEKTDVEAIYFCMSEDNLSRILRKPWVVIGSDSGARAVDGPLALGRPHPRTFGSFPKFFKEFVREKKMFTIPEAVKKTSTAACDFFGLSGRGRLREGHFADIVVFDPDTIGDRSTYADPLHYSVGVDTVIVNGAIAMKSGKLTRQRGGRVLTG